From one Brachypodium distachyon strain Bd21 chromosome 4, Brachypodium_distachyon_v3.0, whole genome shotgun sequence genomic stretch:
- the LOC100830867 gene encoding uncharacterized protein LOC100830867 — translation MDPSGSGSRHGRLLISPSLSTPTFSSTRAPSSSPSPHHDRRNSTSSPMPLLPFPSPTSRPNSSSGSAAGSRAAATASTPAFAHNARVAAALATAAAFLLDLGGLPVFAVLAVGLAAAYLLDALRLRQGAFFTVWAALLAADVAFFFSASLSSAAAASLPLTVLALLLCAETSFLIGVWASLQFRWIQLENPAIVAALERLLFACLPIATPAVFTWAIVSAVGMANASYYLATFAMIFYWLFSIPRQSSFKNRKQDAQLQDSDGILGPLESCVHALYLLFVPVLFHAASHHSTLFASWANVCDLLLLFFVPFLFQLYASTRGALWWITRDAHTMDQIRMMNGLVALVVVVLCLEVRVVFHAFGRYIHAPPPLNYLLVTVTMLGGALGLAAQAAGKVGDAVSSVAFTGLAVLVSGAGAVVIGFPVALLPLPMISGFYAARFFTKKSLSSYFTFVAISSLMVLWFVVHNYWDLNIWIAGMPLKSFTKYIVAAVIMAMAVPGLALLPTKLRFLVELGLIGHALLLCYIENRLFNYATMYYFGLEDDIMYPSYMVLVTTFFGLALVRRLSVDQRVGSKAAWILTCLYSSKLSMLFMTSRSVVWVSAVLLLAVTPPVLLYRDKSKGAPRMKTWQAYFHAAVVAFSAWLCRETIFEALQWWNGRPPSDGLLLGSYILLTGVACVPIVALHFPHAQSAKRFLVLVVATGLLFVIMQPPIRLSWIYRSELISAAHLSNDDTSIYGFVASKPTWPSWLLIATVVLTLAAATSIIPVKYVVELRALYAVGVGITLGIYISVQYFFQAVVLYPLLVATIVSAAVFIVFTHLPSESSTRVLPWVFSFLVALFPVTYLLEGQLRAKSFAADEDEAEKFTNMLAIEGARMSLLGLYAAIFMIIALEIKFELALLLRDKVTDRGITHGPSAGRGSAFPPKARLLQQRRAHAAPTFTIKRLAAEAAWMPAIGNFSTVLCFIICLVLNITLTSGSNRAIFFLAPILLLLNQDSDIVAGFGDRQRYFPVTVSISGYLLLTALYRIWEETWPGSGGWALDIGGPGWLYAVKNVALLLLTLPNHILFNRFMWDYVRQTDSKLLLTLPLNLPSIIMSDILTVRVLGLLGAIYSLAQYMISRRIRIAGMKYI, via the exons ATGGATCCCTCCGGATCTGGctcccgccatggccgcctcctCATCTCCCCGTCGCTCTCCACCCCGACCTTCTCCTCCACTCGTGCCCCGTCCTCGTCTCCCTCCCCGCACCACGACCGCCGCAACTCAACCTCCTCCCCCATGCCTCTCCTCCCATTCCCTTCCCCTACCTCCAGGCCCAACAGCTCCTCCGGCTCAGCCGCCGGGTCCCGTGCCGCGGCGACTGCCTCGACTCCCGCCTTCGCTCACAACGCGCGCGTTGCGGCGGCGCTTGCgactgccgccgccttcctcctcgaCCTCGGTGGGCTCCCCGTCTTCGCCGTACTCGCcgtcggcctcgccgccgcgtaCCTCCTCGACGCACTACGGCTCCGGCAAGGCGCCTTCTTCACCGTCTGGGCggcgctgctcgccgccgacgtggCATTCTTCTTCTCGGCCTCCCTCTCGtccgctgctgccgcctcgTTGCCCCTCACCGTCCTCGCACTGCTCCTGTGCGCCGAGACTTCCTTCCTCATAGGCGTCTGGGCGTCCCTGCAGTTCCGCTGGATCCAGCTCGAGAACCCTGCCATTGTCGCGGCGCTCGAGCGGCTCCTCTTTGCATGTTTGCCTATTGCCACACCTGCAGTCTTCACGTGGGCTATTGTGTCCGCAGTCGGCATGGCTAACGCCTCCTACTACCTTGCCACATTCGCCATGATCTTCTACTGGCTGTTCTCCATACCACGGCAGTCTAGCTTCAAGAACCGCAAACAAGACGCTCAGTTGCAGGACAGTGATGGCATCCTTGGCCCCTTGGAGAGCTGTGTGCATGCGTTGTATCTGTTGTTCGTGCCTGTGTTGTTTCATGCCGCATCACACCACTCCACACTCTTCGCGTCATGGGCCAATGTGTGTGAtttgctgctgttgttctTTGTACCATTCTTGTTCCAGCTCTATGCATCCACGCGTGGTGCACTGTGGTGGATTACCAGGGATGCACACACAATGGATCAGATAAGGATGATGAATGGCTTGGTTGCACTTGTTGTAGTGGTGCTTTGCCTAGAGGTTCGAGTTGTATTTCATGCCTTTGGAAGGTACATTCATGCTCCACCGCCACTTAATTACCTGCTTGTGACGGTCACTATGCTTGGTGGTGCTTTGGGTCTGGCAGCGCAAGCTGCTGGCAAGGTTGGAGATGCGGTTAGCTCGGTGGCTTTCACGGGATTGGCAGTGCTTGTAAGTGGAGCAGGTGCTGTAGTCATTGGATTCCCTGTTGCG CTCCTTCCACTCCCAATGATTTCTGGCTTTTATGCGGCAAGGTTCTTTACAAAGAAAAGCTTGTCATCATACTTCACCTTTGTCGCAATATCAAGCTTGATGGTCCTTTGGTTTGTAGTGCATAACTATTGGGATCTAAATATTTGGATTGCTGGCATGCCATTGAAATCGTTCACGAAGTACATTGTTGCTGCTGTAATCATGGCAATGGCTGTTCCTGGTTTGGCACTTCTCCCAACAAAACTGCGTTTTCTTGTGGAACTTGGTCTTATTGGTCATGCTTTACTGCTATGCTACATCGAGAACCGATTGTTCAACTATGCTACCATGTACTACTTTGGATTGGAGGACGATATCATGTATCCAAGTTATATGGTTTTAGTCACAACCTTTTTTGGATTGGCTCTTGTAAGAAGATTATCTGTTGATCAGAGAGTTGGATCCAAAGCTGCTTGGATCTTGACTTGTCTCTACTCCTCAAAATTGTCAATGTTATTTATGACATCAAGATCTGTGGTATGGGTTTCAGCTGTGTTGCTACTTGCTGTCACCCCCCCTGTTCTTCTTTACAG AGACAAGTCCAAAGGTGCTCCAAGAATGAAGACCTGGCAAGCTTATTTCCATGCAGCTGTAGTAGCCTTTTCTGCATGGCTCTGTCGGGAAACAATTTTTGAAGCTTTACAGTGGTGGAATGGAAGGCCTCCTTCTGATGGTCTGCTTTTGGGGTCCTATATTCTATTGACAGGTGTTGCTTGTGTACCGATAGTAGCTCTCCATTTCCCTCATGCTCAG TCAGCAAAGAGATTCCTGGTGCTTGTTGTGGCCACAGGGCTTCTTTTTGTTATTATGCAGCCTCCTATCAGATTATCATGGATATACCGGTCAGAATTGATCTCAGCGGCACATCTATCTAATGATGACACATCAATATATGGTTTTGTAGCATCTAAGCCAACATGGCCATCTTGGCTGCTCATAGCAACAGTGGTACTTACACTAGCAGCAGCTACATCTATAATCCCAGTGAAGTATGTTGTCGAATTGAGGGCTTTGTATGCAGTGGGAGTAGGGATTACACTAGGAATCTACATATCTGTGCAGTACTTCTTCCAGGCAGTTGTTCTGTATCCTCTTCTTGTTGCAACAATTGTCTCTGCTGCTGTCTTTATAGTATTCACACATCTCCCATCTGAATCTAGCACAAGGGTTTTGCCATGGGTGTTCTCTTTCTTAGTAGCTTTGTTCCCGGTCACATACCTGCTTGAAGGACAACTAAGAGCTAAAAGTTTTGCTGCGGATGAGGATGAAGCAGAGAAGTTCACCAACATGTTGGCTATAGAAGGGGCCAGAATGTCACTATTGGGTCTGTATGCTGCCATATTCATGATCATTGCACTAGAAATTAAGTTTGAACTGGCTTTGCTTTTGCGTGATAAGGTCACAGATAGAGGTATAACACATGGTCCATCTGCTGGTCGGGGCTCTGCCTTTCCACCTAAAGCAAGGCTACTGCAGCAAAGAAGAGCTCACGCTGCACCAACTTTCACCATCAAGAGATTGGCAGCTGAGGCAGCTTGGATGCCTGCGATTGGCAACTTTTCTACGGTGTTGTGCTTCATCATCTGTCTTGTTCTCAATATAACACTTACCAGTGGTTCAAACCGTGCTATTTTCTTCCTAGCACCCATCCTTCTGCTTTTGAACCAGGATTCAGACATCGTGGCAGGATTTGGTGACAGGCAGCGTTACTTTCCTGTAACAGTTTCTATTTCTGGGTATTTGCTATTGACAGCGTTGTATAGAATATGGGAGGAGACGTGGCCTGGCAGTGGAGGATGGGCTCTTGATATTGGGGGGCCAGGCTGGCTCTATGCTGTGAAAAAtgttgctcttcttctgctAACATTACCTAATCACATACTCTTCAATCGGTTCATGTGGGATTATGTCAGGCAGACTGATTCGAAGCTACTCCTGACATTGCCTCTCAACTTGCCATCTATTATAATGTCAGACATACTCACTGTGCGGGTCTTAGGATTGTTAGGAGCTATTTATTCTCTAGCGCAGTACATGATATCAAGGAGGATAAGAATTGCTGGGATGAAATACATTTAA